The following is a genomic window from Bombus vancouverensis nearcticus chromosome 15, iyBomVanc1_principal, whole genome shotgun sequence.
AGAGGATGGGATAGCATGGTAAGATTGTGGAGGAAACAACTTCATCAATGGGATCCTCCACAAGATAGCAATAATTCTGATTAAAATAACCTTATGTTACCAACATTTTACTTTATTATGCAAATATATCTTTCTGTGCATCATAGTTCCGTGATTTTTATAtctgtataaaattttatagaaagaaCAGAATTAGATGAAGTGTAATATAATTCTTGGTATGTTCTTACATATGAATATTTACATGTATTTAAAAGGTTCAATTGCAATacaaaaatgagaaataaaaggTACATGTAACTGATAGTCAAAATATACAAGACTTGACATCACTATATGTGAAGGTTCAAAAATGTGTAAATAGATATTCAGGAAACACTTAGGAATAAAACCCTTTTTAAGAAAAACTATTATCttcaaaattttttatatgtgtatattttacatatatattccatacagaattaaatatatattgtcattatttacaaatatgcttttaaattatataaatgaaagGTCACTTGACACTACATCGAGTTTCTAATTGTCTTAAAATAGTATCAagtttttcatttgttttttgttccatttcatcaatttttttcattaatcttcCTTCCATATCTTCAAATTTCTTATCAATATATGTCACAATATCTATATTATTTGACACAGTGCTATCAATCGCAGATTGTGCCACTTCTTCTTCATTGTTTTTCTGAACACctttattttttgataaattcaAAATATTCATGTAACATGACTGAACGTCATTCGTGATATTGTTCTCTTCATTGTTAAAACTAAGTTtagttaagaaatttcttattatttcaGGATTAAATATTTCTGTGGAAAAACTCTTAGGTTCATTAATTGATTCTGTTACATAgagctttataccatatatccacATAACTGAATTTTTACTTTTTGTTTTTGTAAActaaaatagaaattttgaattaaatatacatttttgtaaattaaatcCATTGTATGTATTCTCTATACCTTAATGCTAGCTTCTGTAGCATGTGGAAAAATTGCTGTCTCTGCAAAGTAGACTGAATTGTCTTCAAATTCATCTACAAATTCAGCAAACTTTGTTGTTTCATATTCcccaaattgtttgaaaaattctaATACATAAGCTTCAGAAACTACAGCAATCTGGGAAATTCTCTGCCCATTAGTTAATCTTACATCTAGCATACATGGTTCATTGTTGGATTCAATTGGTTGTAAAGATATACATGTACTTAAAGAAACTATGTCTTCGAAGTTAGTTctataaaaaaattcatacttatttataaaaatgtgaatataaattaaaataacaaagaaatatggCAAGATCTGATAGTAAATTAGgatatttataatactttatattttccaggttttatattactttaaatACACAAATCTAGTGTATTTATAAGTAACACATAAGTATACAGTGTATATAGAGGAataagtgtatatatatataattattatatgaaaaaaattaatatattttaatatgtaaatatttggaTTACTTCATAAATTTTAGAGACGAAGCTTCTAATGTGAAAGCATCACGAAGCTGTTTATTATTGCTGATTTTCCAGTTGCACGAGATTTGTAAATAATTCGTATCTAATGACAAGGAAGAATCATCAACTTGCTGATCTGAAAGTTCCATTATATGCAATTCTTTAAACAGAATGAAAATTCTTTAAATAGATTAACATGTATTATCAGCCCAACGATAAGAACTTGCGTTCGTTATTTTCGTAATGTCATTTTAAATTAGATTTCAAATTCGTATTAGTACACTTCATTTTCATGAAGGTTATATTTATGTTTCACTTCATTCGAGCAGAGACTCTCCTGTAGAAAATCttgcaattaattattaacgtATAAAAACTTTCAAtcagaaataattatttacttcatatatttattaactAACACTCAAACTGATCGAGTTTTCATACGTGTTGCAGCTAATATAACGTACAATGAGAACTACTTGCAATGGCGCGAAATGTGTTATTACGTGAATAAATGAATGAGGAACAAAGTCAAAATACCAACGGTTGTAAATATATGCCGCTAGTTTAGTTATATTCTTGAATAGAAAAAATTTTTTAGCCGATATAACGAAAGTAAGTGAAAGCATAAACAATAAATGTTAGAATGTATCCATGTAAAATTTTGAATAAAGTGCTTACACGATTAGATGTGACAGGTGGTGGGGACGGGGGCTTTCGATTAAAGCAGTTGTGCAAGGATATTGAACAGAGTAAATCGCCGTTTACGAATCGTCTTTCGTCTTTGCGTGCAGTTAGCTCCTACAATAAAAAAATGTCGAAATATACAATTGTTATGGTACGTCATGGAGAGAGCGAATGGAATAAATTGAATCTATTTTGCGGATGGTATGACGCCGATTTATCCGACAAGGGTAAGTCattttttaaaaggaaattcTGAGAATAAACTCCAAGGGCAAAAGGTCAAATATTTCGAATGTGATGTTAACCATGTTTCATTGGTTAAGTTTCTTTATTTTAAAGACGTATATCTATAgagaaaaagataaattaaTGAATAAGTGTCATGATTAGGtagcggatatttatgcaattatACAAAATCTGGAGATGCAAAAATACATAGAATACGCATACAGAAGCATAGGATATACCTACAATAGAATactcgttataatttttaataatttttaataagtaaAACTCCAATTTTATTCAACTTTTATCGCCTTAATTATGTCCTTaacaatataaatttgcataaaaatttgcaCCTAAGTCATGATAGTGACATTATCACTAAATTACAGCTATCCATGATTTCAATTATCCTATAAATATGTCACATggtcaaaaaaataaaataatctataGTTTATGTaatgatatgaaatttattattttcaaaattatgctattgtttgatatatatatgtttattataGGTAAAACTGAAGCACTTTCAGCTGGAAAAGCAATCAAACAGGCAGGCCTTAAGTTTGATATCGCTCATACATCATTGTTGACAAGAGCTCAAGAAACTTTAAAATCAATTCTTAAAGAAAGTGGTCAAGAAAACATTCCTGTTCAAAAGACATGGCGTTTAAATGAACGTCATTATGGAGGACTGACTGGTATGAATAAAGCAGAAACTGCTGCTAAATATGGTGAAGAACAAGTTCAAATTTGGAGAAGATCTTTTGATGTACCTCCTCCACCAATGGAATCAGACCACAAGTATTATGAAACAATAGTAAAAGACCCAAGATATGCAGATGGACCAAAACCAGAAGAATTCCCTAAATTTGAATCTTTAAAATTGACAATTGAGAGGACATTGCCATATTGGAATGATACTATTATTCCACAATTGAAGGAAGGGAAAAGGATTATCATTGCTGCTCATGGAAATAGTTTACGTGGCATAGTTAAACACTTAGATCGTCAGTTATTATTTTCTCAAAGCACAACCAAttctgtttatttattatattaataatcatgtgtttctttttttagaaaTGAGCAATGATCAAATCATGGGATTAAATTTACCAACTGGTATTCCATTTGTCTATGAATTAGATGAAAACTTCAAGCCTGTTGTATCTATGAAATTCTTAGGTGACGAAGAAACTGTAAAAGCTGCAATGGCTGCAGTTGCTGCACAAGGGAAAGCTaagtaaaattaaagaaattcattacaaaatttatattattatatacaaacAGAAGATGTCAATTTTTAGTTTTGGCATTGttgaagaattattttattattggaagatacatttaaataaaaatgtttacaacagaagaaaaatagaaaaataacataAGTTTTCACTAATATTACAAGTTTCTATGTGTTGTAATTTAttcaaacaaatatttattgaaaataattataaaattacaaatataaaattattaaaagatattaaatgtaattatttgTCCTTGAGATCTTACCTAATattaacataaatatatataaaatacaaattgaaTTTAAAGTAGGTATGATCAGATGTGATATACAATGAgatagtaaaaatataaaagcgcCATCTGTGacaagtaataagtaataaatgcTTGATAGAGTATTTATTTAgttacgtatttatatgcaagTTTACCAGTTTTTCTTGGAATAGACATTGTACTGAATTCTTGATGACGTCTTTCGTATCAAAGGGCATTGTAGTCACCTTCAGATTTATCTTCTACAAATATTAAACAGTAGTTActctttaatataaaaaataaacaattacTCTAACCTAAATGGTACAAAAAGGACTAGTACTTATTTCGTAGCATTATTACACTGAGGAAGTTTCATTATTTAGGGATGAATCGCGTCGATTTGAAAGTGGTTTTATTGGGTAACTCAGCTGTAGGAAAAACGAGTCTCGTCGAACGTTTCGTAAATGAAAGGTTTAATGAAGGTCTATCTTACCAAAACGTAAGTACAATCACATACAACGTGTATATTATACATTActttatataatgtaataaattaaataaatgttcgaaattgttttctttatcttttctttaatcatttaacgtaatatgtacaacaaataaggaaaatttagtCTGTATATCCAATTTCTCTAGAGATATCAGATTATAAAGAACTTGTTTCTAGATTCTTGTTTGTCAATTGTACAATTCATATTGGAATGACTTAGGGACTATACTGATTTAGTCTGTCTTGTTCCTCTTAGTCCGCGAAGTGGAAggaatattgtaaaataaagtTATTAAGATTTGCACTGAGAATCATCTAAGAGATGCGTCACAAAACAAATTAACCCAGTTCCAATTTCCTTAGACTATAGGCGCTGCGTTTGCAGCTAAGCAAATGCAAGTCAATGGGAAAAGGCTTATCATGGGAATATGGGATACAGCAGGCAGTGAGAAGTAAGTAATcttcaaaaatgaaaaattcaagaATGTTGATTgtcataaattatatatttttagatatgaTGCTATGAGTAGGATATATTACCGTGGTGCGAAGGCTGCTGTTATCTGTTATGATATCACAAAATCAAATACATTTCAAAGAGCAAAATTCTGGATAAGGGAGCTTAGGGAAGTTGAAGAAGGATGTAAAATATACATTTGTGCaacaaaaaatgatattttagcGCATGGTGCAGTTCCATCTCCTAATATAGATGTTGTAAAAACATATACTGCTGGTATTCGAGCTAAATTGTTTATAACATCTAGTAAAACTGGAGAAAATGTTGGTAAGGATATATATTATACACTCTCATTATTGTTATAATGtgtgatatttattaagttAATTTTGTAGCTGAATTGTTTAATGAAATTGCACAAGATTTTATGTCTGATCCAAATAATGTACAAAAAATTGAAGAGGTAATTGATATAAGTAACGAACCCAAAGTAACATATTGTTGTTAATGAATATAACAAAGTCAGTATTAAAAATTAccataattttcttatttatcatattttatattattttgtacaaGTGAATATCACGAATATAAATTAATGTGCAGTATATTATAAGTCAACACATTATTATATGTAAATGTAAGGAAAATTTTCATGTTTgttgattatttttaaatatactttatattttacatttctttgtgttctttatttctttcctgATACGTGCATGCTCACATTCATTTAGATATATTGTGGAATAAAAGTGTGCTTtctcatttttaattattacaatttaAATGCAAAATTTGCGGTAAAGACTACAGTATCTttctattaataattaaaatataaatgcaattgtattttcattttctactTTTCTATGTCATGAGTAAAATTCAATGTAACGTAAATACTCATTCTCTTCGAAATCTGAAAAGTAATAAGAGTAGGTAAAGGTAGTAGAAAtagaaaaagtaataaaatatgttataacaaatGCAATGTGATTAtaaaaaaagtttaaaaaaattttcttattcattaatatattatattgctGATGAAAGATTAACATGCaatatttatgataaaattACTACCAAATACATACGAAATTAACTTCTATCtcaattttctttctattttgacTCTATGGTAGTATCATTTGACAAAATATTAACcatgatttatatttataaatgtatcTTTCACAACATTATGGTGGCAAAACCGCAGTACATATTTCTTTAACTTTTTCGTAAACACCGAAAAATACGAATCCGCTAATAGTAAAACCACACACTCTTGGTACAAAGCCTGCAAAAAGTCtgaaaatatttatcgattattGTGTTTGTAGGATAACAAGTAGAATCGAATATTTAAGAGACAAGCTTGTTCTGTACCCTTTAAAACCATGATCGTGGTAAATTTTGCTTAACATCGcggatatttttatttcatctttccCTACCGTCACATTCGACAACATTATTCTAGTTTTTGCAACGTCTAAAGGTGTCGTTAGGGCCGCAGATATGGCAACTATAAAAATCAATGttcgtaataataaaatatacaatgttaATGCATACCCGtgatttaattaacttttttttatttttctacctGACGTCGATCCGCAGATAGCACCCTCCATAGGCGTGCACTCACGTTTCACGTGCTTTTTCCAATAAAGTTTAAAATATTCCCAGAGTGGCATCTGAATTAAACCGAACGGTAAATCTCTAATCACAGTACTTCCGTAACCACGATATAAAGCTCTCAAAGGTAATTTGTGGGCATCGCTTAAAAATGCTTGTCTCCTTTGTTTCACTACTTCTACTGGGACTCGAATAAGACATGCAACCTATTAGTAACATCTCAGCATTACTAAACTGCTTGTAATTGTATGTTTAGAGGTAAAAAGGATCGTTTATGCTTTGTATATTGATTATATtaggggtgtgcaggtattcgaAATCGTGAGCCTGACCTGATCCGAACCTGAGATACCGAGTACCCACACACCCTTAAATTGTatatattgattattattactgttattatttacatataacatTAATAAGATATAAATTACCATTTCTCCGACTGACGCGGCAGTCATATGTATAAACACGTGATATTGTTCAGGTATTTGAGGTTGAAACATTATTTTTAAAGTTTCATAAGTTATAAAAAATAACGAAGCtgcaaagaatatttttatcaatattatttttatttttaaaatgtatTAAAGGATAAATTGTTATCTTAAGTTTACCTGATGGTGCGGATCCTATCATTACGGGGCCTAAACCCTTATACAATTGTCTAAAACCACCAGATTTTAAGAAACCATGTTGACTTTGTAATCGCGTTTTAAGCGTATCCAAAGGAAATGATATAAAATCGCACATAGTTCCTGCGAGAGCACCTGACTATCGtcgattaaatattatttttcttacaaTTGCATGTGTAGATGTTGACTTAAAAATCTAACTGCTCTTAGATTATATATagtagatatacaatatatattaaaaatacgtatatcataaaaatataactttaaGTTGCAAAAATATCCATGAATTGTTAACCgtaaattcataaataaatgttataaaataatattatatacgctaattttcaagaaaaaaataatttctgttttaaaaaattggcgctatttaatatatttgttatttttaagtaaataaactataaaaacttttttaaaaagattggaaggatattaacattaatacaaatttatataaaatgatTATCAAGtaagttttataattttttataataatgtaaagAATTGCCATGTGTATTAATGATAATAGAGGCATGCATGTTATTTCATCATATACTCATTACACAATAATTTACTTACGATTAACGAAGTAACGAAAACGTTTTTCGCACCTGTGGTGGCTGTTGGATTACTTTCTTGTAACATTTTCGATTAGTACAATTTTTGATTTTCTTTACTGTATTAACATTATCGAACATtgatagaaaaatttaaaaaaataattaaatatttaatattattatgtttcgtttcgtttaattaataactAAAGAGTCATCGTGTATGTGATAGTTTAATCATCgtagaatatttgttaaatgaACGAAAGCGATCAGAGATACCTATTTTAGAAATTTAACATTTTGTATCCGTGAAGTATAGGTATGAAATGAAAAGACCACATGGACATTATTGCGTAATGACATCACTTCACAAGTTAATCATTGTCTACTTACGCTACAATCTCTGATTCTACTGTGATAGTCTGCTAGGTGAAACCTAACCTTATCTCATGTATGTCAAAATTCTGTGTCACCAAGGTTAGGAAAAAGCTTTTGTTTTGAAAACAGTTTTCCACTAGGAAGAATAGATGAAGATGCATGACACAAAATTACTAGACCCAAtgcatatatatagaaaattaacGCAATTACGTCATGAAAACCGTTTCATGCAGTATGAAGAAATTCTTGGCTTTTGTATTTGCTATGTTCCGATTAGTTAGGAGCGCGAATGAAATTACTGAAAAATGATCGACTTGATGTTTTAGATACCGTTAAAGTGTTTACATAACCTTGAATTTCATTGATCACCCCTTTGGGCGGGAATCTCGaaacatttatattttcatttgatCGTCCATAAAAATGtcacaaaatattttgaaaagcaGCGTGGAAACAGCTTCGTTCAATATTGTATTTCAGGTATATACAATAACACAACACTTTTAAAATTTAAGTATTTCATGGCAAAAAACATCATTCTCTATCTATGAGAAaaattatatcatttatataaatacaaattctGCTGCTATTATTcgcgattacaatacctttatttgcttatatttaaaaaagttatattgtttttattaatatctGATAGCTTCTAACATGCCAATAAACTAAGATATAtatgagaaaaataattataatcaatTTCTTTTTAGATATTATGCAGAGGAGTCACTTTTATTTTAAATGCCTTCGTTGTTCGGTATGTGGGTCAAGCTGTTCTAGGAGTCATAAATGTGAGACTACTATTATTGGAATCAATGATTTTGTTTCTGTCTCGAGAACCATTTATGAAAGCATGTTTAACCAACACAGCAGAACATAATTGGGCTCAAGTTGTAAATTTATTATGGATGACGTTCGTTTCTAAAAgtgattaattataatataaatgaaacCTACATAAATACTTAGatggtaaatattttttcaGGGTTCCTATATGTTTCTTAATGTCCTTACTGTTTGGATATATTTGGCTTTCTGTTTTAACAACATCTGAGGCATTACCATCATATTATACATTTGCAGTTTGGGCAGTTGCTTTGTCTTGTATTATTGAATTATCATCTTTAATCGTTCAACTGGTCGCTAGTGCATTTTTATTTGTTAGGTTGAAAGTAAGATTTTGAATTAAAGATAGTATGGGAAATTGTACTTATAATtagttattgaatttttttaGATTATACTTGATTCTATCATGATTGCTATTCGTACTATAACATTTGTTCCATTGATACTCCAAAATCCAGAGAATGCATTGTTAGCATTTAGTGTAGCTCAACTAGTTGCAGCAATATTTTATACTGCTAGTCACTATTTATACtttcattattatattaaaaagctTAACAAGTATAAGTTAAAGAGGCGTATGTCATTAAAAGACAGTACTGACGAGTATGTTGTGAGAGAATTTCCTTTCAAAACAGTGAAGGACTTTTTGCCTGGGCAATTGACAAACAAAGTATGTATTAAGATGGATCTTTTGTGTATTATGTATACAGACTGTCATTTTTAGGAATCATATCTAGATAAAAAGTTGACTATTCTTACATGGAGTTTCTTTAGACAAGGAATTCTAAAGCAAATTTTAACAGAAGGAGAAAGGCTAATTATGACAGTAATGCCAGTATTAACATTTACTGAACAGGTATTTAATCAGTTATAataagtatttatatataagttcattaaattaattcttttctatttcattttattttcatatgttTAAAGGGAACAtacgaaattataaataatttaggTTCTTTAGCAGCAAGGTTTATTTTCCGTCCAATAGAAGAAAGTGGATATTTCTATTTTACTCAAATGGTAAAACGAGACAAACCAGTTAATGACCAAAATCCTGTAAgtattatatgaaacatttttcatgtattcatatactacaaattattaaaaataagttTCCTTTAAAGGTAAAAATACAAGAAAGCGTAAATGTGCTAACACATTTATGTTCAGCTGTTATGTCGATTGGGTTAGTTGTTTTAGTGTTTGGACAGTCATATTCAAGCACACTTTTATGGTTATATGGTGGTACTAAATTAATTTCACATCTGCCAGTACTCTTAATGCGAGCACATTGTCTAGCTATCCTCCTTTTGGGAATAAATGGAGTAACAGAATGTTACAGCAATGCAACGGCCGATAGTGCGACTATAAATAAGAGCAATTTGATTATGATTTACGAATCGATCGCATTTCTGTGTGCATCCTATTTATTTGCTATTTGGTTTGGACCAGTTGGTTTCATTTTTGGAAACTGTGTAAACATGAGTTTAAGAATTGTGCATTCTACTATGTTTATCAATAAAAGATACAAAGATACAATGTACCGTCCATTACGTGGATTAGTGCCAAAGCCTATGTTTTCTGCTTCTCTTCTAATAGCAGCATTGATCACTAATGTCTCTCATGTAATGGAGTAATACTTTTCATTATTCCatatattaatagaaaatgtAGTATTACAACTCGAAATTTTTATGTTTCAGGCTTACTTTTTTCCAGATGAAAAATTATTGCACTTAATTATTGGAGTGATAATGTTTATGATAGTACTTGTCTCTTGGATATATGAACACCATGATTTAATTAGACTTGGTACAAACAAATGGTATGAAAGAAGTAACAGACATAAGAAAAGTGACTGACCTTAGATATGTTTTAATGGTGATTTATTGATATTTACCTACAAACTATCTACAAAGGTGCTATAACGAACTCTTATAAGTcttgtaaaatttaataatcaTGTATTTTCTATACTGTTACAATCAGAATCAAGTACAAGTTCTACTATCTCATGAGGATGTGTTAAAAAGCCACCTATATATTTAaagtttatatataattaacaaaataacAAACATAATAGAGCTTAGTTTACATACAAACaatattattcatttatataaCAAAACTATTTTACATAGAAATATCCTTATAAATGGCACCTACTACTGCACCTTGGCGTTGTATAAGGCATTTCctacaaaataatttataatgtttttaatattaatttagtgCAAGTTCAAAGATTAGTTAAAGACATGTTGAGTTTCAAAGttgtttaataaatttgttgattaataattttgtatcttaaTTTTAACAGTACAAAACGAAacaaaatcaataaaaagacATTACTTGCTATCATTTTGAAGAGAAATAACTGGAGCTGGTGATTTAGGTTCTAGCTTTGCAACTTGATCTGCAATAGCTGCAATTATTCCTGCACTATCAGTAGATGCATTTCCTTTGGCTGAAAATAGTTGTTTCATTCTTATTCTTCCAGATAATGTTTAGTgtataatgtaaataaaattagctAGAAATACCTCCTAAACATAATCCGGCATGATCAGCCAAGATGCAGCCAATAATACCTTCAGTATTATTACtatcaaaaaatattaaatttaatcaataatttgctaatttttacattttaaatgtattttataataaattttttaaatgtattgTTATATCAATAGACATCAAAATTAATAGAATTCTCCATATTGTATCACAATTTAAGTTATTAAGTGTAAGGGTTATATTTAGTTGCACAGtaataagaatataaaataatggtatatgaatattaaatgttaatgagaatattacattttgcaaaatatttgtaTCAGTAGCACTAAAACAAACATCAATTTAGATAATCGCTTTGTCATATATGAGATATATGATGAAGATATATGAGAAAATTCTTGTATAAAACTTACACGTCATCTAATGTTTTTTCTAAATTCTTTTCCATTTCAaggaattaaattacaaaacacgctcgttaaaaaataatttgcattAATTAGGTGTTCGTTAAAAAGAATTCGTCGTTTTGACGTTTATCATAATTGCACAGTTTTGTATACATTCGCAAGTCGGAGTACTCAGTTACTGCAACAAGTTTAATCGAACGATTCGATATATCGCAATCGTCACATATTCTGTATCGATTACCATTTCTAGATGGTGTTACAAAAAACAGTATTCTtgtaaaatacatttattacattcattttgaaaaaaaattgtactacataaaaatttacaaaatatacttttacaagtaaacaacaacgtgtaagaattttattattataataagttGTTTCGTTACAACtgcataaaaattgttattcatcAAATGTAAATCACATGTTTCATAAGCAAGTAGATAATTTctcatattattataaaataatatttttatatgatttttaatttctataaaggaaaataatataTGAATTATATTGAATAATATACTGTAatctattataatttaatataattattatctttattataGAATATTAAAATGTAGGCAAACAAATTTCtctaaaaaaagaatgtttttgTAACGTATGTGTTCGTCACCCTGTATAAATAATATCACATCGTAAGCGAATTGGACGACGTGACTGGTACAGTGACAATCATGGCTGGTAAGTGTCAAGATCTGCTTTgtctattttcatttatttttaaaatagatttacaataattaaaaaaaaatgaaaaacgcaTTTACActataatttattgttttaatttcacctttttatattctattgaaagaaaatgtttcgtaatttattacaatatgaaatttgcataatattatgtatgtattgcCCTAATTTAAGAAATCACCGGGAAAAACAatcttttcaaatttcattttgcTATGTTATTTTTTCATGACAATACATGAGAATCTTAAATTAGTCATTTCGATATATAAAGTCaagtaaatttattttaagTAGAAAATACAACGTGACAttgattataattttatgaCACCTGTTATATTTGACAACTGCATTGCatgaatattttttacacaTTCTCTTGTTTAAAATGCCTCAATAgttgaagaaagaaaattaaatgaaaatttctgGACAGCTATCATTCGATTTATGTTTTATGAATGAAGAATTGAAgatttgaaaagaaatttgatattatatgctacatactaaatatttattttatagagaGTATATGattgttttataattttgtatatattctaatttcaaaatcaatattttctatttcaggaaataaataatatctttaTTTAATGCAATTTTAATATGGCAAATTATTTTCAGACGAAAATCCATACAATCATTTAATGAAGTCCATTAAAATTGGACTTAAGGAATATAAGTATTTTGATATTACTAATATTGGAAAAAAATATGGTATGTATCAATGAATTGT
Proteins encoded in this region:
- the LOC117157176 gene encoding man(5)GlcNAc(2)-PP-dolichol translocation protein RFT1, with amino-acid sequence MSQNILKSSVETASFNIVFQILCRGVTFILNAFVVRYVGQAVLGVINVRLLLLESMILFLSREPFMKACLTNTAEHNWAQVVNLLWMTVPICFLMSLLFGYIWLSVLTTSEALPSYYTFAVWAVALSCIIELSSLIVQLVASAFLFVRLKIILDSIMIAIRTITFVPLILQNPENALLAFSVAQLVAAIFYTASHYLYFHYYIKKLNKYKLKRRMSLKDSTDEYVVREFPFKTVKDFLPGQLTNKESYLDKKLTILTWSFFRQGILKQILTEGERLIMTVMPVLTFTEQGTYEIINNLGSLAARFIFRPIEESGYFYFTQMVKRDKPVNDQNPVKIQESVNVLTHLCSAVMSIGLVVLVFGQSYSSTLLWLYGGTKLISHLPVLLMRAHCLAILLLGINGVTECYSNATADSATINKSNLIMIYESIAFLCASYLFAIWFGPVGFIFGNCVNMSLRIVHSTMFINKRYKDTMYRPLRGLVPKPMFSASLLIAALITNVSHAYFFPDEKLLHLIIGVIMFMIVLVSWIYEHHDLIRLGTNKWYERSNRHKKSD
- the Lamtor5 gene encoding late endosomal/lysosomal adaptor, MAPK and MTOR activator 5, translated to MEKNLEKTLDDVNNTEGIIGCILADHAGLCLGAKGNASTDSAGIIAAIADQVAKLEPKSPAPVISLQNDSKKCLIQRQGAVVGAIYKDISM